A window of the Falco rusticolus isolate bFalRus1 chromosome 1, bFalRus1.pri, whole genome shotgun sequence genome harbors these coding sequences:
- the LOC119148575 gene encoding uncharacterized protein LOC119148575 yields the protein MPRRKEVPALGSLCLQSLAQHMQSIWVKDYSENYLDEYQFRFVMGPFNDLAGSLVQDLIRLLGESRRLTRAALHLLLLPHLRELSLRPCPSLASNAIGQLITLRCKQSLSSLDLHGCSRLSADVLVDLAEGLPQLSRLGLAETQANVQVLSAVGSCCRHLQELDVSRCKKVSPCALRHLAYDPLAQSLCCPVLRVLLARDLEPPGDGSMAAVLAFLLLALPRLEFLAHGAVPDALRLLHGWQLDDLGDTEGFPSLGELARQRGAAPEGPRITLPLRQVEEVEEPELATIRAICPQAEEASVWLGDSLAGGWELLGWSCLARLTLGCTGRQGWALAEVLPLVQSLGPRLQTLALHGFCYQDELSLATLLASCPDLQAFSAELHAPLDTDPDGEMPAEPSHWDTNLLPHGLPQLQSCFLTLASTTGTFPAPHGLVLRATLASLLCHAPCLRTLRLVGIPFPLDSVFETVLAAPGLPLLELQELSLAESQVSSQTVWLLLASEGCLHHLDLSHCRDIHRRDYDSFLQAVWKQQLHLDIIWE from the exons ATGCCCAGGAGGAAGGAGGTGCCGGcgctgggcagcctctgcctgcagagcctggcccAGCACATGCAGAGCATCTGGGTGAAGGACTACAGTGAGAACTACCTGGATGAGTACCAATTCCGCTTTGTCATGGGCCCCTTTAATGACCTGG CCGGCAGCTTGGTGCAGGATCTGATCAGGCTGCTGGGCGAGAGCCGGCGCCTGACACGGGCAGCGCtccacctgctcctgctgcctcacCTGCGGGAGCTGAGCCTGcgcccctgccccagcctcgCCAGCAACGCCATCGGCCAGCTCATCACCCTGCGCTGCAAG cagagcctgaGCTCCCTGGACCTGCATGGCTGCAGCCGGCTGTCAGCGGACGTGCTGGTGGAcctggcagaggggctgccGCAGCTGAgccggctggggctggcagagacACAGGCCAATGTCCAGGTGCTTTCGGCCGTGGGCTCCTGCTGCCGACACCTGCAGGAGCTGGACGTGTCCCGCTGCAAGAAGGTGTCCCCGTGCGCCCTGCGGCACCTGGCCTATGACCCGCTGGcgcagtccctctgctgccctgtgctccgTGTCCTGCTGGCCCGCGACCTGGAGCCCCCAGGGGATGGCAGCATGGCGGCGGTGCtggctttcctgctgctggccctgccacGCCTGGAGTTCCTGGCCCACGGCGCTGTACCAGATGCCCTCCGCCTCCTCCACGGGTGGCAGCTAGATGACTTGGGGGACACAGAGGGCTTTCCCTCGCTGGGGGAGCTGGCACGGCagcggggggctgccccggAGGGCCCCCGGATCACCCTGCCCCTGCGGCAggtggaggaggtggaggagcctGAGCTGGCCACAATCCGTGCTATCTGTCCCCAGGCTGAGGAGGCCAGTGTGTGGCTGGGGGACAGCCTGGCGGgcggctgggagctgctgggctggagctgcctggcCAGGCTGACCCTGGGCTGCACCGGGCGGCAGGGCTGGGCgctggcagaggtgctgccGCTGGTACAGAGCCTGGGCCCCCGCCTGCAGACCCTGGCCCTGCACGGCTTCTGCTACCAGGACGAGCTCTCCCTGGCCACCCTGCTCGCCAGCTGCCCTGACCTGCAGGCCTTCAGTGCCGAGCTGCACGCCCCACTGGACACCGACCCCGATGGTGAGATGCCAGCCGAGCCATCCCACTGGGACACAAACCTGCTGCCCCACGGCCTCccccagctccagagctgcttcCTGACCCTGGCCAGCACCActggcaccttcccagcccctcATGGGCTGGTGCTGCGTGCCACGCTGGCCTCACTGCTGTGCCATGCCCCATGCCTGCGAACGCTCCGCCTGGTTGGCATCCCCTTCCCGCTGGACTCTGTGTTTGAGACcgtgctggcagcaccagggctgcctCTGCTTGAGCTGCAGGAGCTCTCACTGGCCGAGAGCCAAGTGTCCAGCCAGActgtgtggctgctgctggcctcagAGGGCTGCCTGCACCACCTGGACCTGTCCCACTGCCGGGACATCCACCGGCGGGACTATGACAGCTTCCTGCAGGCAGtgtggaagcagcagctgcacctgGACATCATCTGGGAGTAG
- the WDR54 gene encoding WD repeat-containing protein 54 — MAAATSGMYRKEKSIQLKSSSAALYNNLSVLPLPGRQLTCFSTVHGPSLSMVTADGLGFSHRQLQAKEGGMTVSTSLLTQAAWCVLPSRVLLVLTSQKGIQMYESDGSIMVYWHALDVTEHPPAQAVFARGIAAAGGRFICVGTSSGLVLVFDIPPKGTNIMVSEVLERHCDAITDIAAELGQAPDGAGDLVTADDAGTLCVWSTGEEFALLSKIPAFGCTCSSVKLWNGIVAAGYGNGQIRLYEATTGLLRAEVNAHARWIYALDLAPQTGKLLSGAEDSFVHVWKLSRNPDTGDVEVEHCHGECVTDTQVCGARFCDPEGNSFAVTGYDLSEIFRYGRT, encoded by the exons ATGGCTGCGGCGACCAGCGG GATGTACCGCAAGGAGAAGAGCAtccagctgaagagcagcagcgCGGCCCTATACAACAACCTGAGCgtgctgcccctgcctggcaggcagctcaCCTGCTTCAGCACCGTGCACGGCCCCAGCCTTAGCATGGTCACTGCCGATGGGCTCGGCTTCTCCCACCGCCAGCTGCAGGCAAAGGAGGGCGGCATGACCGTCAGCACATCCCTCCTCACCCAG GCTGCTTGGTGTGTCCTGCCATCGCGGGTCCTGCTGGTGCTGACCTCTCAGAAAGGGATCCAG ATGTACGAGTCCGATGGCTCCATCATGGTTTATTGGCACGCGCTGGATGTCACAGAGCATCCTCCAG CACAAGCAGTGTTTGCTCGAGGGATTGCTGCAGCTGGCGGACGCTTCATCTGTGTGG GAACGTCCtctgggctggtgctggtgtTTGACATCCCTCCCAAAGGGACGAACATCATGGTGAGCGAGGTCCTGGAGCGGCACTGTGATGCCATCACTGAcattgcagcagagctgggtcaGGCGCCG GATGGGGCTGGTGACCTGGTGACCGCCGATGACGCTGGGACCCTCTGCGTCTGGAGCACAGGAGAGGAGTTTGCCCTGCTTAGCAAAATCCCGGCCTTTGG ctgcACCTGCTCCTCCGTGAAGCTGTGGAACGGGATCGTGGCTGCTGGCTACGGAAACGGGCAGATTCGGCTGTACGAGGCAACAACTGGTCTCCTGCGCGCTGAGGTCAATGCTCACGCTCGTTGGATCTACGCACTGGACCTGGCACCACAGACTGGAAAG CTGTTGTCGGGTGCAGAGGACTCCTTTGTTCATGTTTGGAAGCTCAGCAGGAACCCGGACACGGGCGATGTGGAG GTGGAGCACTGCCACGGCGAGTGTGTGACTGACACGCAGGTCTGTGGCGCCCGCTTCTGCGACCCCGAGGGAAACTCTTTTGCCGTGACCGGCTACGACCTGAGCGAGATCTTCCGCTACGGCCGCACGTAG
- the LOC119148581 gene encoding retinol dehydrogenase 12-like has protein sequence MELLSACSHPCWSLLSLLLGLLLWARRRRAWDPRKCPTDLTGKTVIVTGANSGIGKYVALDLARRNARTILACRSQERGQVAVEEIRAATGNPAVLLRLLDTSSLASVRTFAQAVLREEKRLDVLVNNAGLTGLPFTITPEGLEQTFATNYLGPFLLTNLLLDLLKASAPARIVNVSSFRHSAGTADSRCLTGQERLSSFDATYNSTKLMNILFTAELAQRLQGTGVTANALSPGVVSTGIMRHFSWAVRVLFTLIRPFIKSAEQGAVSTIYCAVSEEVSGITGKYFSSDCRLALPSRAARDPGLARKLWEESERLTGLTDGPRP, from the exons ATGGAGCTGCTGAGTGCCTGCAGCCACCCGTGCTGGTCCCTGCTCtcgctgctgctggggctgctcctctgGGCCAGGAGGAGACGCGCCTGGGACCCCCGCAAGTGTCCCACTGACCTGACCGGCAAGACAGTTATTGTCACCGGAGCCAACAGTG GGATTGGCAAGTACGTGGCCCTGGACTTGGCGCGCAGGAACGCCCGCACCATCCTGGCGTGCCGGAGCCAGGAGCGGGGCCAGGTGGCAGTGGAGGAGATCCGGGCGGCCACTGGCAACCCCGCGgtgctgctgcggctgctggaCACCAGCTCGCTGGCCTCTGTGCGCACCTTCGCCCAGGCTGTGCTGCGGGAGGAGAAGCGGCTGGACGTGCTGGTGAACAACGCTGGCCTCACTG GGCTGCCCTTCACCATCACgccagaggggctggagcagaccTTTGCCACCAACTACCTGGGCCCGTTCCTGCTCACCAACCTGCTACTGG ACCTCCTGAAAGCATCAGCACCTGCCCGCATCGTCAATGTCTCATCATTCCGGCATAGCGCGGGCACAGCCGACAGCCGCTGCCTCACCGGGCAGGAGCGGCTCAGCAGCTTTGATGCCACCTACAACAGCACCAAGCTGATGAACATCCTCTTCACTGCCGAACTGGCACAGCGCCTGCAGGGCACAG GGGTGACCGCCAATGCCCTGAGCCCTGGCGTGGTGAGCACTGGCATCATGCGCCACTTCAGCTGGGCCGTCCGAGTGCTCTTCACTCTCATCCGCCCCTTCATAAAG TCGGCAGAGCAGGGGGCTGTCAGCACCATTTACTGCGCCGTCTCGGAGGAGGTCTCGGGCATCACAGGCAAGTACTTCAGTAGTGACTGCAGGCTGGCGCTGCCCTCCAGGGCTGCCCGCGACCCTGGCCTCGCTCGCAAGCTCTGGGAAGAGTCAGAGCGGCTGACAGGGCTCACTGATGGCCCTCGGCCCtga
- the LOC119148598 gene encoding rho-related BTB domain-containing protein 2-like, whose product MDLDVDYERPNVETIKCVVVGDNAVGKTRLICARACNATLSQYQLLATHVPTVWAIDQYRVCQEVLERSRDVVDEVSVSLRLWDTFGDHHKDRRFAYGRSDVVVLCFSLANPNSLRHVKTMWYPEIKHFCPRTPIVLVGCQLDLRYADLEAVNRARRPLAKPIKPTDILPPERGHEVAKELGVPYYETSVVAQFGIKDVFDNAIRAALISRRHLQFWKSHLKKMQRPLLQAPFLPPKPPPPVIQVPDPPASRSWGPAALFCTPLCADVVFQLQGGQQVFAHRVYLATSCSKFYDLFTLEGPRGAGKEPAVRTKSLDGERGVLAVGAHAPLRTSQSDDALRPAAGDGGAPSGGSGRDLSAWGRGFISMHWELVADPVAGREKRMAVVCMDRRVQAEPFRAVLEYLYTGRLDQARGDLMQVATIAELLEVFDLRMMVANVLNKESFMNQEITKAFHVRRANRIKECLGKGVFADVVFHVDDGAVPAHKPLLIAGCDWMMAMFRGAFRESYAAEVSLPGTNCACLRAVLDFLYTGVFTPTPDLDAMELLILTNRLCLPRLQALTEQYAVDELLRAFMQRVEIDEQVIIYLEMTQFHNARQLAAWCLHYICTNYNSVCRRFPREMKFMSAENQAHFERHRWPPVWYLKEEDLYLRSKKEREREEQLQRKQHTRSKWCFWRPSPHVS is encoded by the exons GTGCTGGAGCGCTCCCGGGATGTGGTGGACGAGGTCAGCGTCTCCCTGCGCCTCTGGGACACCTTCGGGGACCACCACAAGGATCGGCGCTTCGCCTATGGCAG GTCAGATGTGGTCGTGCTGTGCTTTTCGCTGGCAAACCCCAACTCCCTGCGCCATGTGAAGACGATGTGGTACCCTGAGATCAAGCACTTCTGCCCCCGCACACCCATCGTGCTGGTGGGGTGCCAGCTGGACCTGCGCTATGCCGACCTGGAGGCTGTCAACCGGGCCCGCCGCCCCTTGGCCAA GCCCATCAAGCCCACGGACATCCTGCCACCGGAGCGGGGCCATGAGGTGGccaaggagctgggggtgccCTACTACGAGACCAGTGTGGTGGCCCAGTTTGGCATCAAGGACGTCTTCGATAATGCCATCCGTGCCGCTCTCATCTCCCGCCGGCACCTCCAGTTCTGGAAGTCCCACCTGAAGAAAATGCAGCGGCCACTGCTGCAGGCCCCCTTCCTGCCCCCTAAGCCCCCGCCACCCGTCATCCAGGTCCCCGACCCGCCGGCCAGCCGCAGCTGGGGCCCTGCTGCCCTCTTCTGCACCCCACTCTGTGCCGACGTTGTCTTCCAGCTGCAAGGCGGACAGCAGGTCTTTGCCCACCGGGTCTACCTGGCTACCTCCTGCTCCAAGTTCTATGACCTCTTCACCCTGGAGGGGCCACGGGGGGCGGGAAAGGAGCCTGCTGTCCGCACGAAGAGCCTGGACGGGGAGCGGGGGGTCCTGGCTGTGGGGGCGCACGCCCCGCTGCGGACTTCGCAGAGTGATGATGCGCTGCGGCCAGCAGCAGGGGACGGCGGGGCGCCAAGTGGTGGCAGTGGCCGTGACCTGTCGGCGTGGGGCCGCGGCTTCATCAGCATGCACTGGGAGCTGGTGGCCGACCCAGTGGCAGGGCGAGAGAAGCGGATGGCAGTGGTGTGCATGGACCGGCgggtgcaggcagagccctTCCGCGCCGTGCTGGAGTACCTCTACACGGGGCGGCTGGACCAGGCGCGTGGGGACCTGATGCAGGTGGCCACCATTGCTGAGCTGCTAGAGGTCTTTGACCTGCGCATGATGGTGGCCAACGTGCTCAACAAGGAGAGCTTCATGAACCAGGAGATCACCAAGGCCTTCCATGTCCGCCGTGCCAACCGCATCAAGGagtgcctggggaagggggtcTTTGCAg ATGTGGTTTTCCACGTGGATGATGGGGCTGTGCCGGCGCACAAGCCCCTGCTCATTGCCGGCTGCGACTGGATGATGGCCATGTTCCGGGGGGCTTTCCGGGAGAGCTACGCTGCTGAG GTCTCCCTGCCCGGCACCAACTGCGCCTGCCTGCGCGCCGTCCTTGACTTCCTCTACACCGGCGTCTTCACCCCCACGCCTGACCTGGACGCCATGGAGCTCCTCATCCTCACCAACCGCCTCTGCCTGCCCCGGCTGCAGGCGCTCACAG AGCAGTACGCCGTGGATGAGCTGCTGCGAGCCTTCATGCAGCGGGTGGAGATCGACGAGCAGGTCATCATCTACCTGGAGATGACGCAG TTCCACAATGCCCGGCAGCTGGCCGCCTGGTGCCTGCACTACATCTGCACCAACTACAACAGCGTCTGCCGCCGCTTCCCCCGTGAGATGAAGTTCATGTCCGCAG AGAACCAGGCGCACTTTGAGCGGCACCGCTGGCCGCCCGTGTGGTACCTGAAGGAGGAGGACCTGTACCTGCGCTCCAAGAAGGAGCGGGAGCgggaggagcagctgcagcgCAAGCAGCACACCCGCAGCAAGTGGTGCTTCTGGCGGCCCTCGCCCCACGTCTCCTGA
- the C1H2orf81 gene encoding uncharacterized protein C2orf81 homolog, protein METAARRDDAGGGRGASRCTGGGASVAVETGTLRASRPGGGMVVRPGAEKMTPRERAAAPKSRGEKSRPPTVAAARAAAGPGRLPEAEWLYLLGARRADRDVGDIIAELMGRLLDECSKAHAAQQCVPFAVGQARDALLHAVQWRFLMRDEGDTGHERDGIWQEDEEPEPCTVDSWAQGSVPVLHAHHSLGEGKVSGARAACEHGRQDPSPAPNTGSPPMQPLCPGQVPSACAILPVPVPCHLEPPQDKAAVSSQPPKGKPPRAWPLPRPAPLARPPAPCPPSGLAKTPGQLEPGWCLLQSPHRDTVGSSVMRASSHTSPLSRPSYTSLVTIWPGRPLHSTGVKQEGSGTMLGVRRLGPGSRPEHWIKPQVEVLDLDLGAEAKLPACPCGGGWHSQALELGSLQLPWGLATVGRGWLQLLPPGSPQPPGPVPRQLGSLLDPAWLAPGVTVRWGGSVIHRVCIPAHGEEEDEDGDEMGEAKWDLRPICPTLPFPAIVAEQVMGDGEC, encoded by the exons ATGGAGACGGCGGCGCGGCGTGATGACGCAGGCGGCGGCAGAGGGGCGTCACGGTGCACGGGGGGCGGGGCCAGCGTTGCCGTGGAAACCGGGACGCTTCGCGCCtcgcggccgggcggcgggatGGTGGTGCGGCCGGGGGCTGAG AAAATGACCCCCCGGGAGCGGGCGGCCGCCCCCAAGTCACGTGGGGAGAAGTCCCGGCCGCCCACCGTGGCCGCTGCCCGAGCCGCTGCTGGCCCTGGGCGCCTGCCTGAGGCCGAATGGCTCTACCTGCTCGGGGCCCGGCGGGCAGACAGGGACGTCGGGGACATCATCGCGGAGCTCATGGGCCGCCTGCTGGACGAGTGCTCCAAAGCCCACGCGGCTCAGCAG TGCGTGCCCTTTGCCGTGGGCCAGGCACGGGATGCCCTCCTGCATGCTGTCCAGTGGCGCTTCCTGATGCGGGATGAGGGGGACACGGGTCACGAGAGGGATGGCATCTGGCAGGAGGATGAGGAGCCTGAGCCCTGCACCGTGGACTCCTGGGCACAGGGCTCTGTCCCTGTCCTGCACGCCCACCACTCGCTGGGCGAGGGAAAG GTCTCTGGTGCAAGGGCTGCATGCGAGCATGGAAGGCAGGACCCCTCTCCAGCACCCAACACTGGATCTCCCCCCATGCAGCCACTCTGTCCTGGCCAGGTCCCCAGTGCTTGTGCCatcctgcctgtgcctgtgccgTGCCACCTGGAGCCGCCGCAGGACAAGGCAGCCGTCAGTTCCCAACCCCCCAAGGGAAAACCTCCCCGTGCGTGGCCTCTGCCTCGGCCAGCCCCTCTGGCCAggccaccagccccctgcccaccctccgGCCTGGCCAAGaccccagggcagctggagccaggaTGGTGTCTGCTGCAGTCACCCCACAGGGACACAGTGGGGAGCAGCGTCATGAGGGCCAGCAGCCACACATCACCATTGTCACGTCCCTCCTACACCAGCCTGGTAACAATCTGGCCAGGGAGgcccctgcacagcacaggggTGAAGCAAGAGGGGTCTGGCACCATGCTAGGGGTCCGCAGGCTGGGCCCTGGCAGCCGGCCTGAGCACTGGATCAAGCCCCAGGTGGAGGTGCTGGACCTGGACCTGGGTGCAGAGGCCAAGCTGCCTGCATGTCCCTGCGGTGGTggctggcacagccaggcactggagctgggcagcttgcagctgccctgggggctgGCCACCGTGGGACGGGGATggctccagctgctccccccagggtccccacagcccccggGCCCTGTGCCCCGACAGCTTGGCTCCTTGCTGGACCCTGCTTGGCTGGCCCCTGGTGTGACCGTCCGATGGGGTGGCAGTGTGATACACAGGGTCTGCATCCCTGCACAcggtgaggaggaggatgaggatggtgATGAGATGGGGGAGGCCAAGTGGGACCTGAGACCCATCTGCCCCACCTTGCCCTTCCCAGCCATTGTGGCCGAGCAGGTCATGGGTGATGGTGAGTGCTGA